From the Kribbella sp. CA-293567 genome, the window AGTACGACTACTGGCTACTCGACTCACACAAGATGTGCGTCCTTCGCCATGACGACCATGATGTCCTACTCGGTGCCGACGTGATCCACGACCCTGCGGTCGTAGTCGAGCACGCGCACTACCGTGACATCGCCCGGCACTACGCCCTTCCGAGGGCGGAGTACCTCGGCGCGTACCACGACAAGTTCCTCAGCAAGCAAAACGTCAACAAGTAAGCGAGCGTGGGTGTCCAGTTTCCAGCGAGCGCGCGAAGCGCTCGGCAACCGCCTTCGGGAGATGAGGCTGGACGCGCACCTCACCGGACGGGAGCTGGCGTCCGCCGCCGACTGGGTGCCATCGAAGGTGTCCAAGATCGAGGCCGGCCGGCAGACGCCATCCGATGCGGACCTCGAGATCTGGGCGCGGGCCTGTGATCGCGAGGCCGTGGTTGGCGAACTCGTCTCCTCGCTGCGTTCCCTTGAACAGCAGTACGTCGAGCACAGAAGGATGTTCCGTACCGGCCTGCCGGCTCGTCAGCGGTCGATCGGCGACATCGAAGCCAAGACCAAGCTCACCCGGAACTTCGAACCCTGCTTCGTACCGGGTTTGTTGCAGACCGCAGAGTACGCGCGCTACCGCTTCGCCGAAGGAGACCCTGGCGACAACGAGCGCGGAGCGCCCAAGAACGACGCCGAGGTCGACGAGGCGATCGCCGCCCGGATGAAGCGC encodes:
- a CDS encoding helix-turn-helix domain-containing protein; this encodes MSSFQRAREALGNRLREMRLDAHLTGRELASAADWVPSKVSKIEAGRQTPSDADLEIWARACDREAVVGELVSSLRSLEQQYVEHRRMFRTGLPARQRSIGDIEAKTKLTRNFEPCFVPGLLQTAEYARYRFAEGDPGDNERGAPKNDAEVDEAIAARMKRQQILHRGEQKFHFVMTEAVLRYQVCPPDVMAGQLGHLISMTTLPTIRVGVIPFGAPMTVAPIHGFYLYDNTLVLVELFTAVLNVSQADEIGAYERVFSHLADAALYGAEARTLLTGLLDRH